A DNA window from Candidatus Cloacimonadota bacterium contains the following coding sequences:
- a CDS encoding serine hydroxymethyltransferase, whose amino-acid sequence MKHIQKQDPEVFAAISKELCRQQDNLELIASENFTSLAVMEAQGSILTNKYAEGYPYRWSKKTGKVNYSLYGRYYGGCEFIDEVERLAIERAKQLFGAEHANVQPHSGSQANMAAYFALVQPGDTVLALELAHGGHLTHGHPLSFSGQLYNVIHYNVNKDTQQFDYEEIERLAREHKPKMILTGASAYPRKIDFARFRQIADMVGAKFMVDMAHIAGLVAAGLHENPVPYADVVTSTTHKTLRGPRAGLILCKEEYAKEIDGKVFPGIQGGPLMHAIAAKAVAFGEALSPDFKSYMKKVVDNATALASALKAEGFDLVSGGTDTHLMLIDLGPEEKGGPSGKKMEEALDLAGITANKNTVPFDTRSPFVASGIRLGTPSVTTRGMGENEMKTIAALIRRVRDNFENEEELAKIKAEVRTLTARFPLYPELNA is encoded by the coding sequence GTGAAACACATCCAAAAACAGGATCCCGAAGTATTTGCCGCTATCTCCAAAGAGCTGTGCCGGCAACAGGATAATCTGGAGCTGATTGCCAGCGAAAACTTTACCTCACTAGCAGTTATGGAAGCCCAAGGCAGTATTCTTACAAACAAGTATGCCGAGGGATACCCCTACCGCTGGAGCAAAAAGACCGGCAAAGTAAACTATAGTCTATACGGACGTTACTATGGCGGTTGCGAATTCATCGATGAAGTTGAGCGCCTGGCCATCGAACGCGCCAAACAACTCTTTGGTGCCGAACATGCTAACGTGCAACCCCACAGCGGTTCGCAAGCCAATATGGCCGCGTATTTCGCTCTGGTTCAGCCCGGTGATACAGTTCTGGCTCTGGAACTGGCTCACGGTGGCCATCTCACTCATGGCCACCCGCTATCCTTCAGCGGTCAGCTTTACAACGTGATCCATTACAATGTGAACAAAGATACCCAACAGTTCGACTATGAAGAAATCGAACGCCTGGCTAGGGAACACAAACCAAAGATGATCCTTACCGGAGCTTCAGCATACCCCCGCAAGATCGATTTTGCCCGCTTCCGCCAAATCGCTGACATGGTAGGAGCCAAATTCATGGTAGATATGGCTCACATCGCCGGATTAGTGGCTGCCGGTCTGCATGAAAATCCCGTCCCATATGCCGACGTTGTAACTTCCACAACCCACAAAACCCTGCGCGGTCCACGTGCCGGCCTCATCCTCTGTAAAGAAGAATATGCCAAAGAGATCGACGGTAAGGTGTTCCCCGGCATCCAGGGTGGCCCTCTGATGCACGCTATAGCCGCAAAAGCCGTAGCCTTTGGTGAAGCGCTGAGCCCAGACTTCAAATCCTACATGAAAAAGGTGGTGGACAATGCCACAGCTTTGGCTAGTGCTCTGAAGGCAGAAGGCTTTGACCTCGTCTCCGGCGGCACCGACACTCACCTGATGCTGATTGATCTAGGCCCAGAAGAAAAGGGCGGTCCCAGCGGGAAAAAGATGGAAGAAGCCTTGGATCTGGCAGGAATCACTGCCAACAAGAACACAGTCCCCTTCGATACCCGCAGCCCCTTTGTGGCATCCGGTATCCGCTTGGGTACACCTTCCGTAACCACTCGCGGTATGGGCGAAAACGAGATGAAGACCATCGCCGCCCTCATCCGCAGAGTCCGCGACAATTTCGAAAACGAAGAAGAACTGGCCAAGATCAAAGCGGAAGTACGCACACTTACAGCCAGATTCCCGCTCTATCCTGAACTGAACGCATAA
- the rpiB gene encoding ribose 5-phosphate isomerase B, translated as MKLAIAADHAGFSLKEEIKLAFQQHEFIDFGTHSTDSMDYPDTGYPAAKAVASGECEMGILICGSGIGMSITANKVPGIRAALCSITDVARLSRMHNNANVLVLAGRFTATAYAIEIVQTWLETPYSGGRHENRINKIHQGERK; from the coding sequence ATGAAACTGGCAATAGCCGCCGATCATGCCGGATTCTCTTTGAAAGAAGAGATAAAACTGGCCTTCCAGCAACACGAGTTTATCGATTTTGGTACTCACAGTACAGACAGCATGGATTACCCCGATACCGGCTACCCCGCGGCTAAAGCGGTTGCTTCCGGCGAGTGCGAGATGGGCATCCTGATCTGTGGCAGCGGAATCGGTATGAGCATCACTGCAAACAAAGTACCCGGTATACGGGCAGCTCTATGCTCTATCACAGATGTAGCAAGGCTTTCCCGTATGCACAACAATGCCAATGTATTGGTTTTGGCAGGACGTTTCACCGCCACTGCTTACGCCATCGAGATTGTACAAACTTGGTTAGAAACTCCCTATTCCGGGGGCAGACACGAAAACAGAATAAATAAAATACATCAAGGAGAAAGGAAGTGA
- a CDS encoding phosphate acyltransferase — MEIRKLDQMFDILGTRTKQRLVAAWAIDTHTIMAVSEAVKMGIIEGTLVGDEAKIKAVCNEHGIDAGTIKIVHSDNDLAATALAVDLINKGEGDFLMKGLLSTDRYMRAILDKEKGLMDPGSILSHVTVAEPRNYHKLLIFGDVAIIPLPDLAQKVTITNYLIRTAHFLGIDNPKVGLLAASEQTLPKIPSCADAAIISKMAQRGQIKGATIEGPLGMDLIIDKESAQIKGMKSDVCGDADCILFPNIESGNAFYKTVVKLLKSELCAVVMGARVPCVLTSRGDSERSKLYSIALAAMLAYSS, encoded by the coding sequence ATGGAAATTCGTAAACTGGACCAGATGTTTGACATTCTGGGAACTCGTACTAAACAACGTCTTGTTGCAGCATGGGCAATAGACACTCACACTATTATGGCTGTTTCTGAAGCAGTAAAAATGGGCATCATCGAAGGCACCCTGGTGGGTGATGAGGCAAAGATCAAGGCAGTATGCAATGAACACGGCATCGATGCCGGCACCATCAAGATCGTGCATAGCGACAACGATCTTGCCGCAACCGCTTTAGCAGTGGATTTAATCAACAAAGGTGAGGGTGATTTCCTGATGAAGGGGCTGCTCTCTACAGACCGCTATATGCGGGCCATCCTGGATAAAGAAAAGGGACTAATGGATCCGGGCTCAATCCTTTCCCACGTGACTGTTGCTGAGCCCAGAAACTATCATAAACTGCTCATTTTCGGTGATGTGGCGATCATCCCCCTGCCCGATCTGGCACAGAAAGTCACCATTACTAATTACCTGATCAGAACCGCTCACTTTCTGGGTATAGACAATCCCAAAGTAGGGCTTTTGGCGGCCAGTGAACAGACCTTGCCGAAGATCCCTTCCTGTGCTGATGCAGCCATCATCTCGAAGATGGCGCAACGTGGCCAGATCAAAGGCGCAACCATCGAAGGCCCTTTGGGTATGGACTTGATCATCGACAAAGAAAGCGCACAAATAAAAGGCATGAAGAGTGATGTCTGCGGAGATGCGGATTGCATTCTTTTCCCAAACATAGAGTCTGGAAACGCCTTCTACAAGACCGTGGTAAAGCTGCTGAAGAGCGAGCTTTGCGCCGTAGTGATGGGCGCCAGAGTCCCCTGCGTGCTCACATCCCGCGGCGATAGCGAGCGCAGCAAACTATATTCCATTGCCCTGGCGGCGATGCTGGCATACAGCTCATGA
- a CDS encoding ATP-binding cassette domain-containing protein — translation MLEIDIKRLYYGDKTLLSDIRLSVKVSERILIVGPTGVGKSSLLNTLNLMNQNYEGSILYEGKDLREYPPFELRSQICMVMQEPYLGEGTVQDILLEPLWFHSNRSHRSEERRERMLGLFQNFRLPESHLTKQAEQLSGGEKQRIALVRTLLLNPKILLLDEISSALDQNTSGIISDCIFKHYPGAVIAISHDPLWHARWDRNWTLKDGMVIDNKEL, via the coding sequence ATGCTGGAAATCGACATCAAACGTCTATATTACGGCGATAAAACGCTGCTATCTGACATCAGGCTCAGTGTGAAAGTATCGGAACGGATTCTGATCGTGGGACCTACAGGTGTGGGTAAAAGTTCATTGTTGAACACTTTGAATCTGATGAATCAGAATTATGAAGGCAGCATTCTGTACGAAGGCAAAGATCTTCGGGAGTACCCTCCTTTTGAGCTACGCAGCCAAATCTGCATGGTGATGCAAGAGCCCTATCTGGGTGAAGGAACCGTGCAGGATATATTGCTGGAACCGCTGTGGTTCCACTCCAACCGATCCCACAGAAGCGAGGAGCGCAGAGAGCGTATGTTGGGTCTGTTTCAGAACTTTCGTTTGCCTGAAAGCCATCTTACAAAGCAAGCCGAACAGCTATCCGGCGGAGAGAAGCAGCGAATTGCCCTGGTGAGAACCTTGCTGTTGAATCCCAAGATACTTTTGCTGGACGAAATTAGCTCTGCTTTGGATCAGAATACGTCCGGGATTATCTCGGACTGCATATTCAAGCACTATCCCGGCGCAGTAATTGCGATCTCCCACGATCCATTGTGGCATGCCCGTTGGGACCGAAACTGGACTTTGAAAGACGGCATGGTCATCGATAACAAGGAGCTGTGA
- a CDS encoding response regulator, protein MTSTASEALEYFRFNNCPDLLITDIVMLGMNGMELVEEVKKLQPAQKILVMSGYTDDIVLSNGLLGNTIPFIPKPFTASQISPVIRQILDQ, encoded by the coding sequence TTGACATCAACAGCAAGCGAAGCCCTGGAATACTTTCGCTTCAACAATTGCCCTGATCTCCTGATCACAGATATCGTAATGCTTGGGATGAACGGTATGGAATTGGTGGAGGAAGTCAAGAAACTGCAGCCTGCTCAAAAGATCCTGGTTATGTCTGGATACACTGATGACATAGTCCTTAGTAATGGTCTACTGGGAAACACAATACCCTTCATACCCAAACCATTTACTGCCAGCCAGATCAGTCCCGTTATACGCCAAATCCTGGATCAATAG
- a CDS encoding penicillin-binding protein activator LpoB codes for MQRIVMMVVICLALLVAACGPSVKVQRVPTDTVADLSGKWNSTDSRLVAEEMIRDVVSRPWLSTFQQQHGRSPVVIIGTMRNLSSEHIEMGTFVSDISRELINSGAVRFVASKDMRDEVRDERTDQQYFASEETAKRMAQELGADYMLKGTLKTIMDSVDRTSAKYYQVDLELIDVETTETVWIGNKEIMKLVERNRFK; via the coding sequence ATGCAAAGAATAGTAATGATGGTCGTGATCTGCCTGGCACTGCTGGTAGCAGCCTGCGGTCCCAGTGTAAAGGTTCAGCGCGTACCCACCGATACCGTTGCCGATTTGAGTGGGAAATGGAATTCTACAGACAGCCGCCTTGTGGCAGAAGAAATGATCCGGGACGTTGTGTCCCGCCCCTGGTTGAGCACTTTTCAACAACAACACGGTCGCAGCCCGGTTGTGATTATCGGCACCATGCGAAATCTTTCAAGTGAACATATCGAGATGGGCACCTTTGTGAGCGACATCTCACGCGAGCTTATCAACAGCGGAGCCGTACGCTTTGTAGCGTCAAAAGATATGCGCGACGAAGTGCGTGACGAACGCACCGATCAGCAGTATTTCGCGTCTGAAGAGACTGCCAAGAGAATGGCGCAAGAATTGGGGGCAGATTACATGCTGAAAGGTACCTTGAAGACCATCATGGACAGCGTGGACCGCACCTCAGCCAAATACTATCAGGTAGATTTGGAACTCATCGATGTGGAAACCACGGAAACGGTCTGGATAGGTAATAAAGAGATCATGAAGCTCGTTGAGCGCAATCGCTTTAAATAA
- a CDS encoding ABC transporter permease produces MDISYLGLGFALLLLIFPILIFIQLKLKLIGQLFSSFGRMIVQLSLMGVWLEFLFTQRISWLTLLWMLVMVSNAVFTLRSRLKFQRRILLPIFATALLSTSLVVMPWILIMVIRPEPIFSPEFAIPIYGMILGNSMNSLALAMERFESGLTDNWKAYYTRLSLGATLWEAALPTFRKAMHASLLPQLLSVASMGVVSLPGMMTGQILGGASPLVAIKYQMMIMIAIFSGVCLTDYLGIRLYLRKRFDKYYLPLEEI; encoded by the coding sequence ATGGATATCTCATATCTTGGATTAGGATTTGCCCTGCTGCTTTTGATCTTCCCGATCCTGATCTTTATTCAGTTGAAATTGAAGCTGATCGGTCAGCTTTTCAGTTCCTTCGGCAGAATGATTGTACAATTGAGCTTGATGGGAGTCTGGCTGGAATTCCTCTTCACTCAAAGGATCTCCTGGCTCACACTGCTGTGGATGCTGGTAATGGTCTCAAACGCAGTTTTCACCTTGCGAAGTAGGCTCAAATTTCAGCGTCGCATCTTGTTACCCATCTTTGCTACCGCACTGTTAAGCACCAGTTTAGTGGTGATGCCATGGATCCTGATCATGGTGATTCGCCCCGAACCCATTTTCTCTCCGGAGTTCGCCATCCCCATTTACGGTATGATTCTGGGCAACAGCATGAACAGCTTGGCTTTGGCTATGGAGCGTTTTGAAAGCGGACTTACCGACAACTGGAAGGCATATTACACCCGCCTTAGTCTGGGAGCGACACTCTGGGAAGCAGCTTTGCCTACCTTTCGCAAGGCTATGCATGCTTCCTTATTGCCGCAATTGCTTTCTGTAGCCTCCATGGGCGTCGTTAGTCTTCCTGGGATGATGACCGGCCAGATCCTGGGAGGAGCTTCACCCTTGGTGGCCATCAAGTATCAGATGATGATAATGATTGCCATTTTCAGCGGAGTCTGCCTCACAGATTATCTGGGCATCAGGCTTTACTTACGCAAGCGTTTCGATAAATACTATCTGCCCCTGGAGGAAATATGA
- a CDS encoding phosphate acyltransferase: MKSLNEIAAKAQSLSQKVRIAVAMAEDANTIGAICRAASEGFVYPILIGSKARITELLNPFSIKADAYSIIDLPEMDLATREAVRMVKTGAADVLMKGLVGTDNFLREVLSKERGLLPPKAIMSYTCALELPKYHKLLLISDTAVLPCPDLDQKIAMVNYSVKMAHTLGIECPKVALITATEKVSASMPNTIDYALICKMAERGQIKGCVIDGPMDVFLACDPAAGEIKGVQSLVDGDADILIFPNLETANAFYKGLMLFAEGELAGLIQGTTKPVVVMSRSESENSKYYCIALSCLMAEER, translated from the coding sequence ATGAAATCCCTGAACGAAATAGCTGCAAAGGCACAATCTCTGTCCCAAAAAGTACGGATTGCCGTGGCCATGGCTGAAGACGCCAATACCATCGGCGCCATCTGCAGAGCGGCTTCCGAAGGCTTTGTATACCCCATTTTGATCGGCAGTAAAGCCCGCATCACAGAGCTTTTGAACCCCTTCTCCATCAAAGCGGATGCTTATAGTATCATAGACTTGCCGGAAATGGATTTGGCGACCCGTGAAGCCGTTCGCATGGTGAAGACCGGAGCTGCGGATGTCTTGATGAAAGGCCTGGTAGGCACAGACAATTTCCTACGCGAAGTGCTTTCCAAAGAACGCGGCTTGCTACCACCAAAAGCTATAATGAGCTACACTTGCGCTCTGGAGCTGCCCAAATACCACAAACTGCTCCTGATCTCTGATACTGCCGTTTTGCCGTGTCCGGATCTTGATCAAAAGATTGCCATGGTAAATTACAGTGTGAAGATGGCGCATACTTTGGGCATAGAATGTCCTAAAGTTGCCCTGATCACCGCCACGGAAAAGGTCTCTGCCTCCATGCCGAATACGATTGACTACGCCTTGATCTGCAAGATGGCAGAACGCGGACAGATCAAAGGATGCGTTATCGATGGCCCCATGGACGTTTTTTTGGCCTGCGATCCTGCAGCCGGAGAGATCAAGGGCGTACAAAGCCTCGTCGACGGCGATGCCGACATCCTGATCTTCCCCAATCTGGAGACAGCCAACGCCTTCTACAAGGGTTTGATGCTCTTTGCCGAAGGTGAACTCGCCGGATTGATCCAGGGAACCACAAAGCCCGTAGTGGTGATGAGCCGCAGTGAGAGCGAAAACTCCAAATACTATTGCATAGCCCTCAGTTGTCTGATGGCGGAGGAACGATGA
- a CDS encoding pyridoxamine 5'-phosphate oxidase family protein, which produces MTSTIKLPAPTHMAVVSTIKNNRSSLRPMTMINQNGRLYFATGSQDAKVAQIKANPQVECLVLQSDARGNGYFRIAGNLEIITDLSVKKSVADFAPFIYQYWKDASDADYVLYELFVDSCRYLDPGANWETRV; this is translated from the coding sequence ATGACAAGCACAATCAAACTTCCCGCTCCCACTCACATGGCTGTGGTCTCCACTATCAAAAATAACCGTTCCAGTCTGCGGCCAATGACCATGATCAACCAAAATGGCAGGCTTTATTTTGCTACCGGCAGTCAAGATGCCAAAGTAGCTCAGATCAAAGCTAATCCACAGGTGGAGTGTCTTGTGTTGCAAAGTGATGCGCGGGGTAACGGTTACTTTCGGATCGCCGGCAATCTGGAGATTATTACAGACCTCTCCGTAAAGAAATCCGTAGCGGATTTTGCCCCCTTTATTTATCAATATTGGAAGGACGCTTCCGATGCAGACTATGTGTTGTACGAACTTTTCGTAGATAGCTGTCGCTATTTGGATCCTGGAGCAAACTGGGAAACAAGAGTGTAA